One region of uncultured Sulfurimonas sp. genomic DNA includes:
- the purE gene encoding 5-(carboxyamino)imidazole ribonucleotide mutase, whose translation MKFVSIVMGSKSDYEIMKSCSDTLEAFGVNYEMIISSAHRSPERTATYILEAEKKGAQVFIAAAGMAAHLAGVLSSKTVKPIIGVPMSASALSGIDALLSTVQMPAGMPVATVAIGKAGAINSAYLAMQMLALDNEELTVKLREDRISKAKKVEMDSLEIETIIKI comes from the coding sequence ATGAAATTTGTATCAATTGTAATGGGTTCAAAAAGTGACTATGAAATAATGAAGTCTTGTTCTGACACACTAGAGGCTTTTGGTGTTAACTATGAGATGATTATATCTTCAGCTCACCGCTCACCAGAGAGAACAGCGACGTATATTTTAGAAGCTGAGAAAAAAGGGGCTCAAGTCTTTATAGCTGCTGCAGGAATGGCTGCACATTTAGCGGGTGTCTTGTCTTCTAAAACTGTTAAACCTATTATTGGTGTTCCTATGTCTGCTTCTGCTTTAAGTGGTATAGATGCACTACTCTCAACTGTTCAGATGCCAGCTGGAATGCCAGTTGCTACTGTGGCTATAGGAAAAGCAGGAGCTATAAATTCTGCTTATTTAGCTATGCAGATGCTAGCACTTGATAATGAAGAATTAACAGTAAAACTAAGAGAAGATAGAATTTCTAAAGCTAAAAAAGTTGAAATGGATTCTTTAGAAATAGAGACAATTATAAAGATATAA
- a CDS encoding ARMT1-like domain-containing protein, giving the protein MKINETCVDCIINQSVKVSEAINANDSLKDKITSRVKEMSLAFSYDETPPEIASNVYEKMAEIANKTDLYDEVKALSTKKALSFIPLVKETIFNSEDKLLTATKTAVAGNVIDLAAAVEFDLEEELSKVFYTEFADSDFEKFKENLASAKTVLIIGDNVGEHIFDYLFIETLKELYPDASYSYMVRGNPIINDVTMKEAKEAGFDKLCSLVDSGVNTPGFAYTRANEKSKKLFDSVDLVISKGMGNYECMSESHKKNICFLLKVKCDVVANSLNKEVGDIVCKMV; this is encoded by the coding sequence ATGAAAATAAATGAAACCTGTGTTGATTGCATCATAAATCAAAGTGTTAAAGTATCAGAAGCCATAAACGCAAACGACTCTTTAAAAGACAAAATTACTTCTAGAGTTAAAGAGATGAGTTTAGCTTTCTCTTATGATGAAACTCCACCTGAAATAGCATCTAATGTTTATGAAAAAATGGCTGAAATAGCCAATAAAACTGATCTTTATGATGAAGTAAAAGCTCTATCAACTAAAAAAGCACTCTCGTTTATTCCTCTTGTAAAAGAAACTATTTTTAACTCTGAAGATAAACTTTTAACTGCTACAAAGACTGCTGTTGCAGGAAATGTTATAGACTTGGCCGCCGCAGTTGAGTTTGACTTAGAAGAGGAGTTATCAAAAGTATTTTACACTGAATTTGCAGATAGTGATTTTGAAAAATTTAAAGAAAATTTGGCATCTGCAAAAACTGTTTTAATCATAGGTGATAATGTTGGTGAACATATTTTTGATTATCTTTTTATAGAGACTTTAAAAGAGTTGTATCCAGATGCTTCATACTCTTACATGGTCAGAGGCAATCCAATCATAAACGATGTGACTATGAAAGAGGCAAAAGAAGCTGGCTTTGATAAACTTTGCTCTTTAGTAGATAGTGGAGTAAATACTCCTGGCTTTGCATATACAAGAGCAAATGAAAAATCAAAAAAACTTTTTGACTCGGTTGATTTAGTTATATCTAAAGGTATGGGAAACTATGAGTGTATGAGTGAATCTCATAAAAAAAATATCTGTTTTTTACTTAAAGTAAAATGCGATGTTGTTGCAAACTCTTTAAATAAAGAAGTGGGCGATATAGTTTGTAAAATGGTATAA
- a CDS encoding uroporphyrinogen-III synthase has product MNIQKIINPLNLIYYEYDKKTKTLFYDTKYSNRFIELEFFKITYHLTKQNIQFKVLKDKSIAFAKQKFSLRKNFQKLLKYMEYKKQNIYLLNDEKVKFAKNIPLFEIKYIKQYIDFSKYDALIFSSKNGVLAVESINKEWRKIPSYAISEQTAKLIKDFNGKLEFSSKKRHGDEFAYEILPELKGKRVLYIRAREVVSDLINILNSNGIECDDVIVYENNFKEQDEKKVLPKNSKIIFSSPSTIKYFFKVYSWDNSYKAISIGKTTAKYFPEYIKPFIAENTSLKACVDKALEIE; this is encoded by the coding sequence GTGAATATACAAAAAATAATCAATCCGTTAAACTTAATATACTACGAATACGACAAAAAAACAAAGACTCTCTTTTATGATACAAAGTATTCAAACAGATTTATAGAACTTGAGTTTTTTAAAATCACTTACCATTTAACAAAACAAAATATTCAATTTAAAGTTTTAAAAGATAAGTCTATAGCCTTTGCAAAACAAAAATTCTCTTTAAGAAAAAACTTTCAAAAACTTTTAAAATATATGGAATATAAAAAACAAAACATCTACTTATTAAACGATGAAAAAGTAAAATTTGCAAAAAATATACCTCTTTTTGAAATAAAATATATAAAACAGTATATAGATTTTTCAAAATATGATGCACTTATTTTTAGCTCAAAAAATGGTGTTTTAGCAGTTGAGTCTATAAATAAAGAGTGGAGAAAAATCCCTTCTTATGCTATTTCAGAACAAACTGCAAAACTCATTAAGGACTTTAATGGAAAACTTGAGTTTTCTAGTAAAAAAAGGCATGGAGATGAGTTTGCTTATGAAATTTTGCCAGAGCTTAAAGGAAAAAGAGTTTTATATATAAGAGCTAGAGAAGTAGTTTCGGATTTGATAAATATTTTAAATAGCAATGGCATTGAGTGTGATGATGTTATTGTTTATGAAAATAATTTTAAAGAACAAGATGAAAAAAAAGTTTTACCAAAAAACTCTAAAATTATTTTCTCATCACCATCAACAATAAAATACTTTTTTAAAGTTTATTCATGGGATAACTCCTATAAGGCTATTTCCATAGGAAAAACAACAGCAAAGTATTTTCCAGAGTATATAAAACCTTTTATAGCAGAGAATACTTCTCTAAAAGCTTGTGTTGATAAAGCTTTGGAGATTGAGTAG
- a CDS encoding DUF3972 domain-containing protein: protein MTWMSDDEYMELTGLDINAIDDLCEREKLTVKVENGVRMIDPSKGSDQVVPAQLKELSLRNTKEMLVQPEFVEKTIGTIINLHEKVLDAKDETIVSVKNENEFLREALASLQELYDEDRKTIHTLQEQLKLSQQEVEFMRRKYKLMWNKAIDEHTS from the coding sequence ATGACGTGGATGAGTGATGATGAGTATATGGAACTTACAGGTTTAGATATTAACGCGATTGATGATTTATGCGAACGTGAAAAACTAACTGTAAAAGTAGAAAATGGTGTTAGAATGATTGACCCATCTAAAGGCTCAGACCAAGTAGTTCCTGCTCAATTAAAAGAGCTCTCACTTCGTAATACAAAAGAGATGTTGGTACAACCTGAATTTGTTGAAAAAACAATAGGTACTATCATCAATCTTCATGAAAAAGTTCTAGATGCCAAAGATGAAACAATCGTCTCTGTAAAAAATGAAAATGAATTTTTAAGAGAAGCTTTAGCCTCTCTTCAAGAGCTTTATGATGAAGATAGAAAAACTATTCACACACTTCAAGAGCAATTAAAACTTTCTCAACAAGAAGTTGAATTTATGCGTAGAAAATATAAGCTTATGTGGAACAAAGCTATTGACGAACACACTTCCTGA
- the glyQ gene encoding glycine--tRNA ligase subunit alpha, with the protein MITFSEMLLKLQEFWMKQGCNIVQPYDIPAGAGTFHPATFLRSLDSQPWSVAYVAPSRRPTDGRYGENPNRLGSYYQFQALIKPSPDNIQELYLKSLEYLGLDVSQHDIRFVEDNWESPTLGAWGLGWEVWLNGMEVTQFTYFQQVGGIECNPVAVEITYGTERLAMYLQGVDNVFDIVWGENEHGKTLYKDVHKESEIEFSKYNFEVADTDMLFADFNAKAQECQRALEAELPLPAYDLCMLASNTFNVLDARKAISQTERQNYILKIRDLSKGCAELYKAQEADRIKRVKA; encoded by the coding sequence ATGATAACATTTAGCGAGATGCTACTAAAACTTCAAGAATTTTGGATGAAACAAGGGTGTAATATAGTTCAGCCTTACGATATCCCAGCAGGTGCAGGAACATTTCATCCAGCTACTTTTTTACGTTCACTAGATTCACAACCTTGGTCAGTTGCTTATGTAGCACCATCACGTCGTCCAACGGATGGAAGGTATGGTGAAAACCCAAATAGACTTGGTTCATACTATCAATTTCAAGCACTTATCAAACCATCTCCAGATAACATTCAAGAGCTCTACTTAAAATCATTAGAGTATTTAGGTCTTGATGTTTCACAGCACGATATTCGTTTTGTAGAGGACAATTGGGAATCTCCAACTTTGGGTGCTTGGGGTCTTGGCTGGGAAGTATGGTTAAATGGTATGGAAGTTACTCAGTTTACTTACTTTCAACAAGTTGGTGGCATCGAGTGTAACCCTGTAGCTGTTGAGATTACTTATGGAACTGAGAGACTTGCGATGTATCTTCAAGGTGTTGATAATGTTTTTGATATTGTGTGGGGTGAGAACGAACATGGAAAAACACTTTACAAAGATGTCCATAAAGAGAGCGAGATAGAGTTTTCAAAGTACAACTTTGAAGTAGCAGATACAGATATGCTTTTTGCTGATTTTAATGCAAAAGCTCAAGAGTGTCAAAGAGCATTGGAGGCTGAACTTCCTCTTCCTGCTTATGACCTTTGTATGTTAGCATCTAACACATTTAATGTCCTAGATGCTAGAAAAGCCATCTCACAAACTGAGAGACAAAACTACATTCTTAAAATCCGTGACCTCTCAAAAGGGTGTGCAGAGCTTTATAAAGCTCAAGAAGCCGATAGAATCAAGAGGGTAAAAGCTTAG